From a region of the Methanomassiliicoccus sp. genome:
- a CDS encoding 3-methyl-2-oxobutanoate dehydrogenase subunit VorB → MRKFVKGNEAVVIGALYAGCDVYFGYPITPASEIAHGAAELFPRTGKEYLQAECETGSINMIFGAASAGKLAMTASSGPGISLMQEGISYLAGAQLPAVIVNVMRTGPGLGNIGPEQGDYNQAVKGGGHGNYKTIVLAPGSVQEMCDLTMKAFELSFRYRTPVVVLADAVLGQMMESLKLPESTFPRPETSSWAVHGDADTRPNLITSIYLDPDRHEQHNLRLQEKYARMKVEARAEEYLVEDAEIVLTGYGSSSRIARSAVDRLRSEGIKAGLFRPVTLSPFPVEQLNAAVGDRTVLVVEMSNGQYRDDVLLHLDRRSRSEVFLVNRMGGNLVRVEEVVKAAREKMGVKA, encoded by the coding sequence ATGAGGAAGTTCGTCAAAGGCAACGAGGCCGTGGTCATCGGAGCCCTTTACGCCGGCTGTGATGTGTATTTCGGGTACCCCATCACTCCGGCCAGCGAGATAGCCCACGGTGCGGCGGAGCTGTTCCCGCGAACGGGCAAGGAATACCTGCAGGCGGAGTGCGAGACCGGCTCCATCAACATGATCTTCGGCGCGGCCAGCGCGGGCAAGCTGGCCATGACCGCCTCATCAGGGCCGGGGATCAGCCTGATGCAGGAAGGGATCTCCTACCTCGCGGGGGCCCAGCTCCCCGCGGTCATCGTGAACGTCATGCGCACCGGTCCCGGGCTGGGCAACATCGGACCGGAGCAGGGAGATTATAATCAGGCGGTCAAGGGCGGCGGTCACGGCAACTACAAGACCATAGTCCTGGCGCCGGGCTCGGTGCAGGAGATGTGCGATCTTACCATGAAGGCCTTCGAGCTGTCGTTCCGTTACCGGACCCCCGTGGTGGTGCTGGCGGACGCGGTCCTGGGACAGATGATGGAGTCCCTGAAGCTTCCGGAGAGCACCTTTCCTCGTCCAGAGACCTCGTCCTGGGCGGTACACGGGGACGCCGACACGCGGCCCAACCTCATCACCTCCATATACCTGGACCCGGACCGCCACGAGCAGCACAACCTCAGGTTGCAGGAGAAGTACGCCCGCATGAAGGTCGAGGCGAGGGCGGAGGAGTACCTTGTGGAGGATGCTGAGATCGTCCTAACCGGCTACGGCTCCTCCTCCCGCATAGCTCGCTCGGCGGTCGACCGCCTCCGCTCCGAGGGTATAAAGGCTGGGCTCTTCCGCCCGGTGACCCTCTCCCCGTTCCCGGTGGAGCAGCTCAACGCCGCGGTGGGGGACCGCACCGTCCTGGTGGTGGAGATGAGCAACGGCCAGTATCGGGACGATGTTCTTCTGCACCTTGACCGCAGGAGCCGGTCGGAGGTGTTCCTGGTGAACCGCATGGGTGGGAACCTCGTCCGTGTGGAGGAGGTCGTCAAGGCCGCCCGGGAAAAAATGGGGGTGAAGGCATGA
- a CDS encoding cupin domain-containing protein has protein sequence MLNSHKLGTRIKTYRERLGLTPEDLAKNAGIDVELVNNVENGIVYPALSVLVKLSRALGQRLGTFMDDQFLPDPLIVRMEDRLEETTPHHGAGPGNYHYFPLGKGKTDRHMEPLFIIIDPSEENAIASHEGEEFIIVVSGDIELTYGKEKYLLQAGDSMYYNSVVPHVVSAVGNTPATIYAVVYTPA, from the coding sequence ATGTTAAACTCTCATAAACTGGGAACCCGTATCAAGACCTACCGCGAGCGGCTGGGACTCACCCCTGAGGACCTGGCCAAGAATGCCGGCATAGACGTCGAACTAGTTAACAACGTAGAGAATGGGATCGTGTATCCGGCGCTCAGCGTGCTGGTGAAGCTCTCTCGTGCTCTGGGTCAAAGACTGGGGACGTTCATGGACGACCAGTTCCTTCCCGATCCCCTGATCGTAAGAATGGAGGACCGTCTGGAAGAGACCACCCCCCATCACGGGGCGGGGCCCGGCAACTACCATTATTTTCCGTTGGGGAAGGGCAAGACCGACCGCCACATGGAGCCGTTGTTCATCATCATCGATCCTTCCGAGGAGAACGCTATTGCCTCCCATGAAGGGGAGGAGTTCATCATCGTCGTGTCCGGGGACATAGAGCTCACCTACGGTAAGGAAAAGTACCTCCTCCAGGCCGGGGATTCCATGTACTACAATTCCGTGGTCCCGCACGTCGTAAGTGCAGTAGGGAACACCCCCGCCACCATCTATGCGGTCGTGTACACACCGGCCTGA
- a CDS encoding alpha/beta fold hydrolase: MPKIKAGDAIIHYHVQGEGEPLLLITGFSGDLYNWKKAIPLLDDSYKVITFDNRGSGQTEAPEAPFTVETMADDAAALLDALDIERAHVLGWSMGGNIAQELTFRHPQKVANLILMSTYVREPDRARFAIDAMIHSVREGASMDTFQTMMQTWCSTETFFRGKVSVCELGEECSINVLNGFTRQKRALDAFDSHERLHKIKVPTLVIHGEEDIMVPINFGAKVAAGIANSEFEVIEGAGHFLPPSGYVPLVLDFLAKHPMAEHMGNVNERLV, from the coding sequence ATGCCCAAGATCAAGGCGGGGGATGCCATCATCCACTACCATGTCCAGGGTGAGGGCGAGCCCCTGTTGCTCATCACCGGGTTCAGCGGCGATCTCTACAACTGGAAGAAGGCCATCCCCCTACTGGACGATTCCTACAAGGTCATAACCTTCGACAACCGGGGGAGCGGACAGACCGAGGCTCCGGAAGCTCCCTTCACCGTCGAGACCATGGCAGATGATGCCGCTGCGCTGCTTGACGCCCTGGACATAGAACGGGCCCACGTGCTGGGATGGTCCATGGGAGGGAACATCGCCCAGGAGCTGACCTTCAGGCACCCCCAGAAGGTCGCCAACCTCATCCTCATGTCCACCTATGTCCGGGAACCGGACCGGGCGCGCTTCGCCATCGACGCCATGATACACTCCGTCCGCGAGGGTGCGAGCATGGACACCTTCCAGACGATGATGCAGACGTGGTGTTCCACCGAGACCTTCTTCCGCGGTAAGGTTTCGGTATGCGAGCTGGGCGAGGAGTGCAGCATAAACGTGCTCAACGGCTTCACCCGACAGAAGAGGGCCCTGGACGCTTTCGACAGTCACGAGCGCCTTCACAAGATCAAGGTCCCCACGCTGGTCATCCACGGGGAGGAGGACATCATGGTCCCCATCAACTTCGGCGCGAAGGTCGCTGCAGGCATAGCCAACTCGGAGTTCGAGGTCATCGAGGGAGCAGGCCACTTCCTGCCACCTTCAGGATACGTGCCC
- a CDS encoding AMP-binding protein, whose translation MVREEITREATLGQLLDETVAKCPDNEAIVYADRDYRETWRQFSDTIDRVAKGLMALGVKRGEKVAVWATNVPHWVTLQFATARIGAILLTININYKISEIEYILKQSETENIFIIDGYRDTDYLATLYELIPELKTHPRDKLRSERFPHLRRVLFLGPEKHRGLYSMNEVMAMAVQTSDEEYKERQANLSCYDVVNMQYTSGTTGFPKGVMLTHHNIGNNGYWIATNMNYTPADRICLPVPLFHCFGCVLGVMASLNSGACMVILEKYEAVNVMTAVEKERCTALYGVPTMFIAILEHPLFDKFDFSTLRTGIMAGSPCPSKSMEECVERMNMTEVTIVFGLTESSPGMTQTRYDEPSLEKKCSTVGQALPGVEVKLFNPETGRECVVDEHGEVCCRGYNVMKGYYNMPAETAKAIDKDGWLHSGDIGKMDKDGYLAITGRLKDMIIRGGENVYPKEVEDYIHHMPGVQDVQVVGVPSKKYGEQVGAYIILKKGAQLTPEDVQDFCRGKISWYKMPKFVAFVDSYPLTASGKIMKYKLREDSAQRWPDA comes from the coding sequence ATGGTTAGAGAGGAGATCACTAGAGAGGCCACGTTGGGACAGCTTCTGGACGAGACCGTGGCGAAGTGCCCCGACAACGAGGCCATAGTCTATGCCGACCGCGACTATAGGGAGACGTGGAGGCAGTTCTCGGACACCATCGACAGGGTGGCCAAAGGCCTAATGGCATTGGGAGTGAAGAGGGGCGAGAAGGTGGCGGTGTGGGCTACGAACGTCCCACACTGGGTCACGCTGCAGTTCGCCACCGCGCGCATCGGTGCCATCTTGCTGACCATCAATATAAATTACAAGATCTCCGAGATCGAGTACATTCTGAAGCAGTCGGAGACGGAGAACATCTTCATCATCGACGGGTACCGGGACACTGACTACCTGGCCACGCTCTACGAGCTCATTCCGGAGCTGAAGACCCATCCACGTGACAAGCTGCGCTCGGAGCGGTTCCCGCATCTGAGGCGGGTGCTGTTCCTGGGGCCGGAGAAGCATCGCGGCCTGTACTCGATGAACGAGGTCATGGCCATGGCCGTGCAGACCTCGGACGAGGAGTACAAAGAGAGGCAGGCCAACCTGTCCTGCTATGATGTGGTCAACATGCAATACACGTCCGGCACCACGGGGTTCCCCAAAGGAGTGATGCTCACCCACCACAACATCGGCAACAACGGGTACTGGATCGCGACCAACATGAACTACACCCCCGCTGACCGAATATGTCTCCCGGTTCCGCTGTTCCATTGCTTCGGCTGTGTCCTGGGCGTGATGGCCTCTCTGAACTCGGGGGCGTGCATGGTCATACTGGAGAAGTATGAGGCTGTCAACGTGATGACGGCGGTGGAGAAGGAGCGATGCACAGCTCTCTACGGCGTGCCCACGATGTTCATCGCCATCTTAGAGCATCCTCTCTTCGACAAGTTCGACTTCTCCACCCTGCGTACCGGGATCATGGCCGGCTCCCCCTGCCCCTCCAAGAGCATGGAGGAGTGCGTGGAGAGGATGAACATGACCGAGGTCACCATCGTGTTCGGTCTCACCGAATCCTCGCCCGGGATGACCCAGACCCGCTACGACGAGCCGTCCCTGGAGAAGAAGTGCTCCACGGTGGGTCAGGCCCTGCCGGGTGTGGAGGTCAAGCTCTTCAACCCCGAGACGGGACGGGAGTGCGTGGTGGATGAGCACGGAGAGGTGTGCTGTCGGGGCTACAACGTGATGAAGGGCTACTACAACATGCCCGCGGAGACCGCCAAGGCCATTGACAAGGACGGGTGGCTACACTCCGGGGACATCGGCAAGATGGACAAGGACGGGTACCTCGCCATCACCGGCCGCCTCAAGGACATGATCATCCGGGGCGGGGAGAACGTCTACCCCAAGGAGGTCGAGGACTACATCCATCACATGCCGGGTGTGCAGGACGTGCAGGTGGTGGGCGTGCCCAGCAAGAAGTACGGCGAGCAGGTCGGCGCATACATAATCCTCAAGAAGGGAGCACAGTTGACCCCCGAGGACGTCCAGGACTTCTGCCGCGGGAAGATATCATGGTACAAGATGCCCAAGTTCGTAGCCTTCGTCGACTCCTACCCGCTCACCGCCTCAGGGAAGATCATGAAGTACAAGCTCCGGGAGGATTCAGCACAGCGGTGGCCGGACGCCTGA
- a CDS encoding ferredoxin family protein, whose product MAAANDLPRPVIIEDECKGCGRCIAACPKKVLRPADHMNRRGFVPAEYIGEGCTGCAICFYNCPEFYAIEVHTADKEGKR is encoded by the coding sequence ATGGCCGCTGCCAATGACCTCCCTCGACCGGTCATCATCGAGGATGAATGCAAGGGGTGCGGGCGCTGCATCGCCGCCTGTCCCAAAAAGGTGCTCAGACCAGCAGACCACATGAACCGCCGAGGTTTCGTTCCCGCCGAGTATATCGGGGAGGGCTGCACAGGCTGCGCCATCTGCTTCTACAATTGTCCCGAGTTCTATGCGATAGAGGTGCATACAGCGGATAAGGAGGGAAAGCGATGA
- a CDS encoding ketoisovalerate oxidoreductase: MIKRSRGFYETFDRKDGSRTTTFCAGCGHGIIHKLIAEAMADLGIQDRTVFVSPVGCAAFCYYYFDCGNVAGPHGRASAVATGLSRVLPEKVVIAYQGDGDLGAIGFNNAFQAANRGEKFACFFVNNTIFAMTGGQMAPTTMPGQKTTTSPYGRDIAKTGAPLRVCEVFAQLDAPVYVERVSVADTKRIMQAKKAVRKALEIQRDGKGYAFVEFLSPCPTNWRMDALKAADYVTQEMEKVFPLGCFKDRSADEPIKPQEIEIADLRTVLGGTDGGVEPRPDPSFRERRFKFSGFGGQGVLSLGLVVAEAAGRAGRYVSWFPSYGPEQRGGAASCSVVMGGQEIGSPAVETPDVLVCMNQPSLERFLPTVAPGGTVLYEASIPAEVKPPEGVTVHAFPAMSIAADQGVPKAANTALLGAMMELGLIDIPEEDVLGSLADSFSARPKLVEVNRKVYASARDWARENLTR, encoded by the coding sequence ATGATAAAGCGATCCCGAGGATTCTACGAGACTTTCGATCGCAAGGACGGCAGCAGGACGACCACGTTCTGCGCAGGTTGCGGGCACGGCATCATACATAAGCTCATCGCGGAGGCCATGGCCGACCTGGGCATCCAGGACCGTACCGTGTTCGTCTCCCCGGTAGGGTGCGCAGCCTTCTGCTACTATTACTTCGACTGTGGGAACGTGGCCGGCCCCCACGGGCGGGCTTCGGCCGTCGCCACCGGACTGTCGCGAGTGCTGCCGGAAAAGGTCGTCATCGCCTACCAGGGCGATGGGGACCTGGGCGCCATAGGGTTCAACAACGCCTTTCAGGCCGCGAACCGCGGCGAAAAGTTCGCATGCTTCTTCGTCAACAACACCATCTTCGCCATGACCGGAGGGCAGATGGCGCCCACCACCATGCCCGGTCAGAAGACCACCACCTCCCCCTACGGCAGGGACATCGCCAAGACCGGCGCTCCCCTAAGGGTATGCGAGGTGTTCGCGCAGCTGGACGCCCCCGTGTACGTCGAGAGGGTGTCGGTGGCGGACACCAAGCGCATCATGCAGGCGAAGAAGGCTGTGAGGAAAGCGCTGGAGATACAGCGTGACGGGAAGGGCTACGCCTTCGTGGAGTTCCTCTCCCCGTGTCCTACCAACTGGCGCATGGACGCCCTCAAGGCCGCCGACTACGTGACCCAGGAGATGGAGAAGGTGTTTCCCTTAGGCTGTTTCAAGGACCGCAGCGCCGATGAACCCATCAAGCCGCAGGAGATCGAGATAGCGGACCTGCGGACGGTCCTGGGCGGCACCGATGGGGGCGTGGAGCCGCGGCCAGACCCCAGCTTCCGGGAGAGGCGCTTCAAGTTCTCCGGGTTCGGAGGGCAGGGCGTGCTCAGCCTAGGCCTGGTGGTCGCCGAGGCCGCGGGCAGGGCCGGCCGGTATGTCTCCTGGTTCCCCAGCTACGGCCCGGAGCAGCGCGGAGGGGCGGCCTCCTGCTCCGTGGTCATGGGGGGGCAGGAGATAGGGTCTCCGGCAGTGGAGACCCCTGACGTGCTCGTATGCATGAACCAGCCCTCCCTGGAGCGATTCTTGCCCACGGTGGCCCCCGGTGGGACAGTGTTGTACGAGGCATCCATACCCGCAGAGGTCAAGCCGCCCGAAGGTGTCACCGTCCATGCCTTCCCCGCCATGAGCATAGCCGCGGACCAGGGGGTCCCCAAGGCAGCCAACACCGCCCTCCTCGGCGCCATGATGGAGCTGGGCCTGATAGATATACCCGAGGAAGATGTCCTTGGTTCCCTGGCCGATAGCTTCTCGGCCAGACCCAAGCTGGTGGAGGTCAACCGCAAAGTGTACGCCTCCGCCCGGGACTGGGCGAGGGAGAACCTCACGCGGTGA